A segment of the Candidatus Protochlamydia naegleriophila genome:
GATCAACCCACTTCATTTCTTCTTCAATCGCCTTTTTAGCTGCTTCAGGATTGGGATTTTCTCTTGCCTTGGCGCAGTTGCTTTTGATTTTGCGGTAGGCGTTTTCTACTGTTTCAAAAAACTTTTTTTGTTCGGTTGAAAATTCATGCTTCTTGGGTAAGGTTGACTTTTGGACTTGAGTCGGAACCTCTCTTAATTGTTCTGAAGGTTGAGATGTCGACAGGGGAGGTAGATTTGCGAGTGCTTTTTGGCTAACAAAGCTGGTCAATTCTTGATAGATCTTTTTGGCAGGATCATCTTGATCTTCAAATTTAACGATCTTGCGCCCCTCTAAATTTTCAATTCCCTTCTGATTGATGCGCGCGCCAGCAAATTCGTTGTTTAAGAGGTGTTTGGTAACGAGCATGACGGCGACTTTACCCGCTAAATGCTCCAATTCGCTGGCATTTAGGGCAAGATCAGAGGTGGAGAGCCTGACGTTAAAGGTGCGCCCCCCAAAGGCAATAATTCCTACATTGCCCGACTCAGCTGCTTTGTAGGTAACCTGTTGCTCAGTCAATAACTTTTTCTCATCCATCGTTAACGGCGATGGAATGACTGGATTCGCAGTAGGATTAGTGATGCTCATTAATCCCCCTCCTTACAAAAGTTAATTTATTTAATCGTTAAGCTCGTTGCTTTTTTTGTTTTTTAAATTTAACTGTTGTTACATTGAATTATACCATTGATCAATAATTATGCAAAAGAGGTTGTTTTTTTATTCAATTAAAAAACTTTATAAATAGTTTATAGTGAGGGAATTTGTCGAATTTTTGATATAGCATGATTGGTACTTAAATTCAGGGAGCAAGTCTTAAACATTGCTCGAAGGCTTGAATGCAAATTGACAGCAGAGAAACCTGCATTTAAAGTCTAGGTACAGTCATTTTTAAAGAAAATAGAAAATCATATAGATCTAATTAACATGTTTATAATGTGACTACAATCATAATTTGAAATCAAAATCACTTTGGTATTACTTTTATTTATAAATTTATCTAGAATCGAACCGAGCCTGAATTTTAAGAGCGTAGACGCTTTAAAAATCTGCGACTTCAAACAACAATTTTAATTTTCACGAGAAGATATGAATAAACAAATATTCGCCAGCATTTTATTTTTTGGAATGTTCACATTTTGTGAAGCTACCCCTAATACTTCCCCATTACCTGCACATTTATCTCTAGCGCCAATCAATAAAATAGATGAGGAGAATATTGATTATCTCTTTCCAGTAGAATCCAATCTTGCATCCAATCCATCATTGCAAGCGATTTTTCCTGAAATAAAAAGTAATTTTGACGGAAATAAAATTCTAAATGATTTAAAGAAAAATGGTTTTTACGACAAGTCATCAAATATGAATACCATTTCTGATGCAATAGACAAATATGGTTTTTATATTATCAGGTCAGAATTCAATGAACAACTCAATGTAATCAATAGTTTTTTTGATAGAATGGGTACTTTTCCTAAATTGTCATTTAGCGATAAACCTTATGAAAATAAAAGTGACTTGAATAATGAACGCCATTTTATGTGCGACAATATCGCCTTTTATTTTTCTATAAAGGATGGAGTTTTATTGCCGTATAATTTAAGTACAAAGAATTTCAAAAGTAAGAGACCCTATTTTTACTCTGATCTGGAAGGGAGTTTAGAAGATTACTTGGATAAAGCAGAATTAAGTGCCATATCGGAAATATTAGAAGTGGTTAGGACATCTATTTCTGAATATAAAAAAGAAGATCTGGAATTATCAGGAAAAATCTTTTTAGCCAAAGAGCCAGGCACAGCTTACCGGGGGACTAATCGTGTAGAGGGAGTTAAAATATCATGGCATCAAGATCGCATTGAAGAGGTTGGAAAGCCATTAAATACATCAGAATTTTTATTAACCCTGGTTGTAGAAAGCAATAGAGGAGCGGCTAATGGCTTAACAGGAGGGAATTTATTAATTGGCAGTTTAAATGAAGACGTGGGCACAGAAGAGCGTAGAAGAGCGGTATACGAATTGGATTTTAGAGATGTTTCGGTTGGAGCTGTTATTCCCATCGAAAGTGGGTACGGGTATTTAATTGAACAAAATCGCAATGCTGATAAAAAAGGAAATCCAAGAGTTCATTGTCATACACTTGGGGTATTTGAGTTAAATAACGAAAATATAGATGCAAAGAGAAATGTCATTATTTGCCAAATAAATACAAACAAAAGACAATCTTAATCAGGTTGAACAAGAGGCATGAAAACTCTGATTACGCAATTTAAAGGGGCCCGGCCCCTTTTCACTTACTAATCAGATCATTTCATCTGCCTCGAAAACAGATTTCAAACTCATCATTCTGCTCTTTTTGTATTCAAACTTTTTTGATAACGCGTGTCGAATCACAGCTCTTTTTCTTTCGGGAATTGATTTTCCTAAAATGCCATGCAAACTCAAATTCATTTTTTTCCAGCATTACTTGTTTGGGGCTCTAGCTTTGATAGTTTGATTGTCAATAAAAGAGGTAAGCTGGATAGTGAAAAAAAAGAATAACATTTGTTGGGTGTGATGAAGATTTTAGTGGTGAATGCCGGCTCCAGTTCTCATAAACTTTCGCTTTTTGATAGTGAGGGAGGGCTGCCTACTGATTCGCTTTGGAGGGCTCAACTGGATTGGGGGAGACCAGACAATCAATATTATACCGTTCAGGTCAAAGGGGGCGAAAAAGTCACGCGTCATTTGAAAACACCGAGCCTTGAAGAGGGATTACGCGAAGTTTTGGAGAGTTTGTGGAAAGGCGATGCGCCAGTCATTGATACTCCTCTTGCGATAGGACGAGTTGGCCATCGTGTGGTACACGGAGGGGCAATTTTTCAATGCCCTGTGTTAGTTACCCGGGCTGTTAAAGAGGAGATTCGGAGGCTCATTCCCTTGGCGCCGCTTCACAATCCAGGCAATTTGGAGGGCATCGAATTAATCGAGCAGATTTTTCCAGCAATTCCTCAGATTGCTGTTTTTGATACGGCCTTTCATTCGACCATGCCAGAGGTCGTAAAAACGTATCCGGTTCCCTATGAGTGGAAGGAAAAGGGCATTCAACGCTATGGATTTCACGGAACCAGCCACCACTACTGCGCTATTCGGGCGACGGAAATGATGAAATCGAGGTTCTCTTCTTTGAGGCTCGTCAACTGTCATTTAGGGAATGGGGCTTCTCTTTGCGCCATTCGAGATGGAAAGAGTATCGATACGACGATGGGATTTACTCCTTTAGAAGGATTGATGATGGGGACGCGCTGTGGTTCGATCGATCCCGGGATTTTGCTTTATGCCATGCGCGAGTTAAACGTGGCACCAAAAGAATTGGACACTCTCCTGACGTTTGAGTCTGGGTTAAAAGGGATCGGAGGAAGCTCCGATATGCGGGAAATTCAGGCTGAAACGAGTGAGCGAGCCGAGCTTGCTCTAAACATGTACATCTATCGCTTGAAGTACTTTATCGGAGCCATGACGGCTTCTTTGGGGGGGATAGATGTACTGAGTTTTACAGCCGGGATTGGTGAGCATGCCGCCTACATCCGTGAAAAAACATGTGAAGGGCTGGCTTATTTGGGAGTTCGCCTCGACCTTGAAAAAAATCACCAGGACAAATCTGATCAAGATTTGGACATTGCGGCCAGTGATTCGGCCGTGCGCATTCTTGTGATTCATACCCAGGAAGAATGGATGATCGCTAAAGGCTGTTTAGATGCCCTGCTGTAGAGCAGGGTTCATGTACCAGGCAGGAGAGTAAAACGTTACTCTCCCATTTTGGCTGAATTCAGGGTGCGTTGAATGAGTTCGCGATTGACCCGGGCGACATCTTTTAAAAAGGTGAGGCGGTCGAGTTGAAGCGCGATTTTTTTCAATGACCGTTTTTTATCAGTTAAACCGCGTTTTAGCACTTGAAGGTCTTGTATGGTTTTGTGATGGACTCGTATGTAGATTTGATTAAAAGTGTCTAATACAGATTGATAGGCAACTTCTTCTTCGATATCGGTTTCTAAAAGAGAGATGGCCGTTGTCTGTAAAGAGTCGGGGTAAGGCAGATCTTGCTGAATCTGCTCTCCAAGACGATGGCTTTCGGCTAATAATTTGGTCAGGAGTTCAATACAGCGGTCTAAGCTTGCCTGCAATGTTTTAACAAGCTCAATCAAACGGGCCGGTTCTATAGAGTCTAATGCCTGCTTAGAGACGGCCTCTTTAATGCGCTGATCCAAAGACTCTTTGCCCTTTAAATAAAGATTAGAGACCTCTTTTAAAGTTTTATTGACAACGCTTTTAAATCCCAGTCCCCCTTCGGTGGCATTAATGAGGGTGACTTCTGGATGGGCATGTGCAAATTCTGTAATCCACTCCGACTCTGTTATCCATTTCCAGAGGGTATGAATAGGCGATCCATTGATATCTTCTTTTAAGAGGGGTTGTGACTCAAAGTCATTATCGGTCTTGAAATCTTCTTCAGTCAATTTTAAATTGGCCGTTACCCCGTCGGCATAAGGCTGTTCGTTCGTGAAAGCAAGATCGACACCGACTAAAATGATGGGATCGCAACCCAATGCATGGGCGATTTCAATGCAAAAATTGACGACATTATGCCCCTCATCTAAGTTTTCTCCCTCCAGCTTCAGCTCCTGCTCGAACCATTGAGCAATTTCATATCCTCCTGTTCCTGTAAGATACAGGCGAGGCCCAGAAATGGCTTGAAGAGCCTCATGAAAGAGGCGTTGACGGTAGAAAAAAGGAATGCCGTAGGGCTTTGCAACCTCTACCCGAGGGAGCTGGGCCTT
Coding sequences within it:
- a CDS encoding acetate/propionate family kinase, yielding MKILVVNAGSSSHKLSLFDSEGGLPTDSLWRAQLDWGRPDNQYYTVQVKGGEKVTRHLKTPSLEEGLREVLESLWKGDAPVIDTPLAIGRVGHRVVHGGAIFQCPVLVTRAVKEEIRRLIPLAPLHNPGNLEGIELIEQIFPAIPQIAVFDTAFHSTMPEVVKTYPVPYEWKEKGIQRYGFHGTSHHYCAIRATEMMKSRFSSLRLVNCHLGNGASLCAIRDGKSIDTTMGFTPLEGLMMGTRCGSIDPGILLYAMRELNVAPKELDTLLTFESGLKGIGGSSDMREIQAETSERAELALNMYIYRLKYFIGAMTASLGGIDVLSFTAGIGEHAAYIREKTCEGLAYLGVRLDLEKNHQDKSDQDLDIAASDSAVRILVIHTQEEWMIAKGCLDALL
- a CDS encoding motility associated factor glycosyltransferase family protein, with translation MKNHSQRLQKNLKALQKSDAKLAYQLQSVDPSDLVFCETQAGEPNVQRTYGGCTYFYHSPLSAQTEASEWFASLPLHNTCILYVYGIGLGYYYEAAKKWLKDDSARRLVFLEEDQGILYRLLETERGTDILRHPQVQIVYFDSNLEDKALFNELSWRYLNDPFTVSCLKLYEEVNPQGFLQLHHLLSYNLIQKKAFVEEYLQYGVAFFRNFYPNLLELSKAYFGNGLFGQFKQIPAIICGAGPSLNKNIDQLKELKDKALLFAGSSALNALIPKGILPHFGVAIDPNKAQLPRVEVAKPYGIPFFYRQRLFHEALQAISGPRLYLTGTGGYEIAQWFEQELKLEGENLDEGHNVVNFCIEIAHALGCDPIILVGVDLAFTNEQPYADGVTANLKLTEEDFKTDNDFESQPLLKEDINGSPIHTLWKWITESEWITEFAHAHPEVTLINATEGGLGFKSVVNKTLKEVSNLYLKGKESLDQRIKEAVSKQALDSIEPARLIELVKTLQASLDRCIELLTKLLAESHRLGEQIQQDLPYPDSLQTTAISLLETDIEEEVAYQSVLDTFNQIYIRVHHKTIQDLQVLKRGLTDKKRSLKKIALQLDRLTFLKDVARVNRELIQRTLNSAKMGE